A window from Alkalicoccobacillus plakortidis encodes these proteins:
- a CDS encoding GTP pyrophosphokinase: MANLDLKNLQSFKTELTRFMMTYKFALDEMNTKIKILQEEFEYVHEHNPIEHIKCRLKSPESIFKKVIRKNCPLSLQSIKSHIKDIAGIRITCSFLSDIYTLSDMLQNQSDIRVLEVKDYIKEPKENGYQSLHLILELPVFMTDRTEYVCMEVQIRTIAMDFWASLEHKIYYKYNSEVPTHLLNELKEAADSAAALDRKMEGIHKEVDTIKKRKKVYEDAEDTKLTIQDQTFELPADLLKLLESNDE; the protein is encoded by the coding sequence ATGGCTAATTTGGACCTGAAAAATCTTCAATCGTTTAAAACAGAATTAACACGCTTTATGATGACGTATAAATTTGCTTTAGATGAAATGAATACAAAAATAAAAATTTTACAGGAAGAATTTGAATACGTACACGAGCATAACCCCATTGAACATATAAAGTGTCGCTTAAAATCACCCGAGAGTATCTTCAAAAAAGTGATTCGAAAAAACTGTCCACTCTCTCTTCAAAGTATTAAATCTCATATAAAGGATATTGCCGGAATCCGAATTACATGTTCGTTTCTTTCTGATATCTATACACTTTCTGATATGCTACAAAATCAAAGTGATATTCGTGTGCTTGAGGTAAAGGATTACATAAAGGAGCCTAAGGAGAATGGGTATCAAAGTCTACATCTAATTCTGGAGCTTCCTGTTTTTATGACAGACCGCACAGAATATGTTTGCATGGAGGTACAGATTCGTACGATTGCTATGGATTTTTGGGCAAGCCTCGAACATAAGATTTATTACAAATACAACTCAGAAGTTCCTACACATTTATTAAATGAACTAAAAGAAGCAGCTGACTCCGCTGCAGCATTAGATCGTAAAATGGAAGGTATTCACAAAGAAGTAGACACCATAAAAAAACGAAAAAAAGTATATGAGGATGCAGAGGATACCAAACTCACGATCCAAGATCAAACCTTTGAGTTACCTGCAGACCTGTTAAAGTTACTTGAATCGAATGATGAATAA
- a CDS encoding PadR family transcriptional regulator, whose translation MDKEMMKGSIDLLLLSLISQQDLYGYEMVKRLKQLSEEAYSMGEGTLYPALKRMEKKEWISSYWKETDSGRRKYYRMTDDGEKELARKKKDWAFLQSLVQRTDSGASHEP comes from the coding sequence ATGGATAAGGAAATGATGAAGGGCAGTATTGATTTGTTGCTTTTAAGTTTGATTTCACAACAGGATCTGTATGGATATGAAATGGTAAAAAGGCTAAAGCAGCTTAGTGAGGAAGCGTATTCAATGGGTGAGGGGACGTTGTATCCCGCACTAAAACGTATGGAGAAAAAAGAATGGATATCGTCTTATTGGAAGGAAACCGATAGTGGCAGACGCAAATATTATCGAATGACTGATGATGGGGAGAAAGAGCTAGCACGTAAGAAAAAAGATTGGGCCTTTTTACAATCACTTGTTCAGCGGACCGATTCGGGAGCCTCACATGAACCGTGA
- the asnB gene encoding asparagine synthase (glutamine-hydrolyzing) has protein sequence MCGFIGEMISGNASFTDQEKWLEALEAIHHRGPDSTGTYMNNHVSFGFKRLSIIDLEHGKQPLSYQNKYHIIFNGEIYNYKELRARLVEAGYEFQTHTDTEVIVALYAQKGQACVNELRGMFGFMIWDEEKEELFCARDAFGIKPFYYLETKDRLIAASELKSLRVIDPQLDISDEAIQHYLTYQYVPEPMSLAKSVKKLEPGHMLTKKKGQPAVIKPYYAKSFNQGNESLSSYAKQTIDVLKDSVAKHMRSDVPVGAFLSSGIDSTTIVALAKEHNPALKTFTVGFDHEGFSEVDIARDSADKLNVENIHKHITPEEFIRELPKIIWHMDDPVADPAAVPLYFVAKEASKHVKVVLSGEGADELFGGYNIYREPQALRYFNSWPAQMKRAINKMAVGLPEGMRGRSYLLRGTTPIEERYIGNAKIFTELEKQILLEKYNDTYSFTNLTRGLYQKAISYPDSTKMQYIDLHTWLPGDILVKADRMTMAHSLELRVPFLDKEVFEVASRIPESAKLANGTTKYVLREAIKGVVPDSILNRKKLGFPVPIRHWLKDELYDWAKDILTINKAATTIFNQKEALALLEEHAAGKRDNSRKLWTIICFLIWHSLYIQNSGSSKRAIQEIAQLKRKTS, from the coding sequence ATGTGCGGATTTATTGGAGAAATGATTTCAGGAAATGCATCGTTTACAGATCAAGAAAAATGGCTAGAAGCGCTTGAAGCCATTCACCATAGAGGACCAGACTCAACTGGTACATATATGAACAACCATGTTTCATTTGGATTTAAACGATTAAGTATTATTGATCTTGAGCATGGAAAGCAACCACTTTCCTATCAGAATAAGTATCATATTATTTTTAACGGTGAAATTTATAATTATAAAGAGCTTCGTGCTCGCCTAGTTGAAGCAGGATATGAGTTTCAAACTCATACAGATACAGAAGTGATTGTTGCCCTATATGCCCAAAAGGGACAAGCCTGTGTAAACGAGCTTAGAGGAATGTTTGGGTTTATGATTTGGGATGAAGAGAAGGAAGAACTTTTCTGTGCGCGGGACGCGTTTGGAATTAAACCATTTTACTATCTTGAAACAAAGGATAGACTGATAGCGGCATCTGAATTAAAAAGTTTACGCGTAATTGATCCGCAATTAGATATTTCTGATGAAGCGATTCAGCATTATTTAACCTATCAATACGTACCTGAACCGATGAGCTTAGCAAAGTCGGTTAAGAAGCTTGAACCTGGTCATATGTTAACAAAAAAGAAAGGCCAACCAGCTGTCATCAAACCGTATTATGCAAAAAGCTTTAATCAAGGAAACGAATCTCTCTCAAGCTACGCCAAACAGACAATTGATGTTTTAAAGGATTCAGTAGCAAAACATATGCGCAGTGACGTACCAGTGGGAGCGTTTCTTTCAAGTGGAATTGACTCAACAACCATTGTTGCACTAGCTAAAGAACATAATCCAGCCTTGAAGACTTTTACAGTAGGTTTTGATCATGAGGGTTTCAGTGAAGTAGATATTGCTAGAGATTCTGCAGATAAATTAAACGTCGAGAATATTCATAAACATATTACACCAGAAGAATTTATCCGTGAACTACCAAAAATCATTTGGCATATGGATGACCCAGTGGCGGATCCAGCAGCTGTGCCACTTTATTTTGTGGCGAAGGAAGCGAGTAAGCATGTAAAAGTTGTGCTCTCAGGTGAAGGTGCCGATGAATTGTTTGGTGGGTATAATATCTATCGTGAACCTCAGGCACTTAGGTACTTTAACAGTTGGCCAGCACAAATGAAACGAGCCATTAATAAAATGGCAGTTGGACTTCCGGAGGGAATGAGAGGCAGAAGCTACCTTTTACGTGGCACAACACCGATTGAAGAACGATATATCGGTAATGCAAAAATCTTCACAGAGTTAGAAAAACAGATACTTCTTGAGAAGTATAATGATACGTATTCCTTTACCAATCTAACAAGAGGACTTTACCAAAAAGCCATCTCTTATCCTGATTCCACAAAGATGCAATATATTGACTTGCATACGTGGTTACCTGGAGATATTTTAGTAAAAGCCGATCGAATGACAATGGCTCATTCCTTAGAACTACGTGTCCCATTTTTAGATAAAGAAGTATTTGAAGTTGCAAGTCGCATTCCAGAATCAGCAAAACTTGCAAATGGCACAACAAAATACGTACTACGTGAAGCAATTAAAGGTGTTGTTCCTGACTCCATCCTTAATCGCAAAAAATTAGGTTTCCCCGTTCCTATCCGTCATTGGCTGAAGGATGAGTTATACGATTGGGCGAAGGATATCCTAACCATTAACAAAGCAGCAACAACGATCTTCAACCAAAAAGAGGCGCTTGCTTTATTAGAAGAACATGCAGCAGGTAAAAGAGACAACAGTCGTAAGCTTTGGACAATCATCTGTTTCTTAATTTGGCATTCACTATACATTCAAAACAGTGGTAGCAGCAAAAGAGCGATACAGGAAATCGCTCAGTTAAAAAGAAAAACGAGCTAA
- a CDS encoding DUF3900 domain-containing protein: MDFEIQFLSFFVITVEGRDEQSDKRFKHFKTLDKNEFENSEMKDFLDGELKKIVKRKADHHPKSEQVPTKIGHFVTEPGHPLDSNPNYALLHKTRFAENKDDFNKASEQLVRIYLNTSAVRGGVFLVATAVPRKFFDDSFVFIMKCDFEPKVASISDESSLIQKVEHAITTKNMKSIQYPYMPEEGMIEHTEVKIHQASHARYFEDFLSYVEYGESMPVIMKTQVMNMVQEHVYETYEEQSEERQKFEHELEIWEGSEKRELQERLDTHQVMEAAAQIVEHTPEAELKMKLGETSIKGLLADFGESLHLGKINGRYILLVEADSIQFEKGVSPIEFHKPDDLHQIIEKLNNKRVEE; encoded by the coding sequence ATGGATTTTGAAATACAGTTCTTATCTTTTTTTGTGATTACAGTGGAAGGTCGAGACGAACAGTCTGATAAACGATTTAAACATTTTAAAACTCTTGATAAAAATGAATTCGAAAATAGTGAGATGAAAGATTTCCTAGATGGTGAGCTTAAAAAAATTGTAAAGCGCAAGGCCGATCATCATCCAAAATCAGAGCAAGTGCCTACAAAGATTGGGCATTTTGTGACAGAGCCTGGACACCCTCTCGACTCTAATCCTAATTATGCGCTGCTTCATAAAACCCGATTTGCTGAAAACAAAGATGACTTTAATAAAGCAAGTGAGCAACTCGTGCGCATTTATCTAAACACAAGTGCTGTACGTGGTGGTGTCTTTCTTGTGGCAACGGCTGTGCCAAGAAAGTTTTTTGATGATTCCTTTGTGTTTATTATGAAATGTGATTTTGAGCCTAAAGTTGCCTCTATATCTGATGAATCGTCACTCATTCAAAAGGTTGAGCATGCGATCACCACAAAAAATATGAAGTCTATTCAATACCCGTATATGCCAGAGGAAGGTATGATTGAGCATACCGAAGTAAAGATTCACCAAGCATCACATGCTCGCTATTTCGAGGATTTTCTTAGCTATGTGGAGTACGGAGAGTCAATGCCAGTCATTATGAAAACACAGGTCATGAACATGGTACAGGAGCATGTCTATGAAACGTATGAAGAACAAAGTGAAGAAAGACAGAAATTTGAGCATGAGCTAGAGATTTGGGAAGGCAGTGAAAAAAGAGAGCTGCAAGAGCGTTTGGATACTCACCAGGTCATGGAGGCTGCGGCCCAAATTGTGGAGCATACACCTGAAGCAGAACTGAAGATGAAGCTTGGGGAAACGTCAATAAAAGGCTTGCTTGCTGATTTTGGCGAATCACTTCATCTAGGTAAAATCAACGGACGTTACATTTTACTTGTAGAAGCCGACTCGATTCAATTTGAAAAAGGAGTCTCCCCAATTGAATTTCATAAACCAGATGATTTGCACCAGATTATTGAGAAATTGAATAATAAACGCGTGGAAGAATAA
- a CDS encoding CAP domain-containing protein, with amino-acid sequence MLGNQTVEAAHQALMNSQGHRENILKADYTNVGIGIVDGGPYGKMFVQMFKG; translated from the coding sequence TTGCTTGGAAACCAAACAGTTGAAGCAGCACACCAAGCACTTATGAACTCACAAGGTCACCGTGAAAACATTCTTAAAGCTGATTACACAAATGTTGGAATTGGTATTGTAGATGGCGGCCCTTACGGTAAAATGTTCGTTCAAATGTTCAAAGGTTAA
- a CDS encoding RNA polymerase sigma factor has translation MEDDDLIKRVANGEQEAFAELYQLKADHALRTAIAITQNKEIAKDAVQETFFRVYQRLDSFDQRLTFDPWFYRILVNECRRLLKKETRFLDRLKKKTLDTNIQMNEAKPDYSLLYEAMQRLPEINRIPIILKYVKGFSEMEIAEILGANQNTIKSRLYKGRNKLRNLMEKRGRE, from the coding sequence ATGGAAGACGATGATCTGATCAAACGAGTGGCAAATGGTGAGCAAGAGGCTTTTGCCGAGCTTTATCAGTTAAAAGCAGATCATGCCTTACGAACAGCAATAGCGATTACTCAAAATAAAGAGATAGCAAAGGATGCGGTTCAAGAGACGTTTTTTCGGGTTTATCAACGTTTAGACAGCTTTGACCAACGACTTACATTTGATCCTTGGTTTTATCGGATTCTTGTAAATGAGTGTAGAAGACTGTTAAAAAAAGAAACTAGATTTTTAGATCGATTAAAGAAAAAAACACTTGATACAAACATTCAAATGAACGAAGCTAAACCAGACTACTCCTTATTATATGAAGCTATGCAGCGACTTCCAGAAATAAATCGAATTCCAATCATCCTTAAGTATGTAAAGGGTTTTAGTGAGATGGAAATTGCAGAAATTTTAGGCGCTAATCAAAATACAATAAAAAGCCGTTTGTATAAAGGTCGGAATAAATTGAGAAACTTAATGGAAAAGAGAGGAAGGGAGTAG
- a CDS encoding cell wall hydrolase, with the protein MKKKLFTSFLVVGLLATFTQVADAQSTHSIQKGETLSSIGDQYSIPAAAIKRSNNLSSEHLIAGETLTIPAVVSQNEKELLARLVHAEAKGESYAGKVAVATVVLNRVDSDLFPDSVNDVVYERSASGHYAFSPVLDGSISNTADSESTRAVEEALQFRGQGQNSLYFYNPETATSKWVSTREQTIVIGNHVFAK; encoded by the coding sequence TTGAAAAAGAAATTGTTTACTAGTTTTTTAGTAGTAGGCTTGCTTGCTACATTCACTCAGGTAGCAGATGCACAGTCAACACATTCCATTCAAAAAGGAGAAACACTTTCTTCTATAGGAGATCAGTACTCCATTCCAGCGGCAGCTATAAAAAGAAGTAATAATCTTTCTTCTGAGCATTTGATTGCTGGTGAAACATTAACGATCCCCGCAGTCGTTTCGCAAAATGAAAAAGAATTGCTTGCTCGTCTCGTACACGCGGAAGCTAAAGGTGAATCCTATGCCGGTAAAGTGGCTGTTGCTACCGTTGTTTTAAATCGTGTCGACAGCGATCTATTTCCCGACTCGGTTAATGATGTTGTATATGAGCGCAGTGCATCTGGTCACTATGCCTTTTCACCAGTACTTGATGGATCGATCTCAAACACAGCAGATAGCGAATCGACTCGTGCAGTTGAAGAAGCACTTCAGTTTAGAGGTCAAGGTCAAAACTCACTTTACTTCTATAATCCAGAAACAGCAACAAGCAAATGGGTTTCTACTCGTGAACAAACCATTGTGATTGGAAACCATGTATTCGCCAAATAA
- a CDS encoding DUF2087 domain-containing protein: MQLSRMVNFHKVMGDTTRIQIVSMLKKGPLHGQAIAGKLGLKPPTISHHMAKLKEIDVVRQVRDKNTIYYHLNEKTLYALAIAVTKIGESEMNKDFNMSTDDKTSIIKNFFTAQNKLKTFPAQRKKKLVVLEYLLRGLEEGKSYEEKEINEHIQEYYDDYATIRREWIICHFMNRNNGIYQMNPKEMWLV; the protein is encoded by the coding sequence ATGCAACTTAGTCGGATGGTTAATTTTCATAAGGTGATGGGTGACACAACAAGAATTCAAATTGTGTCAATGCTTAAAAAAGGCCCGCTACATGGTCAAGCGATTGCAGGGAAACTGGGATTAAAGCCACCTACGATTTCGCATCATATGGCGAAATTAAAAGAGATTGATGTGGTAAGGCAAGTTCGAGACAAAAATACTATTTATTATCATCTAAATGAAAAAACATTATACGCACTAGCTATTGCCGTGACAAAGATAGGGGAGAGTGAGATGAACAAAGACTTTAACATGAGTACAGATGACAAAACGTCCATTATTAAAAACTTTTTCACAGCTCAAAACAAACTCAAAACATTTCCTGCTCAACGAAAAAAGAAACTGGTTGTCCTAGAATACTTATTGCGAGGATTAGAAGAAGGCAAATCCTATGAGGAAAAAGAAATTAATGAACATATTCAAGAATACTATGACGACTATGCAACCATTCGCCGTGAATGGATTATCTGCCACTTTATGAACCGAAATAATGGAATCTATCAGATGAACCCGAAAGAGATGTGGCTAGTGTAG
- the coaA gene encoding type I pantothenate kinase has product MLTKTAQSSTDAYTSFTRNEWSSLAYQASVSLTDEERTQLQGINETVSPDEVEEIYVPLSELLYMHTTHAVNLHNDQNRFFHRETKKVPFVIGIAGSVSVGKSTTARLIQALISRWPNRPKVDLVTTDGFLYPNKILEERGLMKRKGFPESYDIRKLVRFLSDIKSGRKSTDVPLYSHLTYDVLNQQTQHVEEPDVVIVEGINVLQVNKKDRRISPVFVSDFFDYSIYVDAEEENIIKWYVDRFKVLQNTAFQDPNSFFHRYRHLSEKEAEEVALSIWKSINGVNLEKNIRPTRYRADMILTKGTGHRVEQVQVKKS; this is encoded by the coding sequence ATGTTAACTAAAACTGCACAATCCAGTACAGATGCCTATACAAGCTTTACTAGAAACGAATGGTCATCCTTAGCCTATCAAGCTTCCGTCAGCCTTACAGACGAAGAAAGAACCCAGCTTCAAGGTATTAACGAGACCGTTTCTCCTGATGAGGTAGAAGAAATTTATGTACCTTTAAGCGAACTACTATATATGCATACAACTCATGCTGTAAACCTTCATAATGATCAAAACCGTTTTTTTCATAGAGAAACAAAAAAAGTGCCTTTTGTAATTGGCATTGCCGGAAGCGTTTCCGTCGGTAAAAGCACCACAGCCCGCTTAATTCAAGCTCTAATTAGCCGTTGGCCGAATCGACCAAAAGTAGATTTAGTGACAACAGATGGCTTTCTATATCCTAATAAAATTTTAGAAGAACGCGGATTAATGAAACGAAAAGGATTTCCCGAAAGCTACGACATCCGAAAGTTAGTCCGGTTTCTATCTGATATCAAATCAGGACGTAAAAGCACAGACGTCCCACTTTATTCTCATTTAACCTACGATGTGCTGAATCAACAGACTCAACATGTAGAGGAACCAGACGTTGTGATTGTTGAAGGAATTAATGTCCTACAAGTAAACAAAAAAGACCGACGCATCTCACCGGTCTTCGTATCAGACTTCTTCGACTACTCCATTTACGTAGATGCAGAAGAAGAAAATATCATCAAATGGTACGTAGATCGATTTAAAGTTCTTCAAAATACCGCCTTTCAGGATCCTAACTCCTTCTTCCACCGCTATCGCCATTTAAGCGAAAAAGAAGCCGAAGAGGTTGCTCTATCCATATGGAAATCCATTAACGGCGTGAACCTCGAAAAAAATATCCGACCCACCCGCTATCGTGCCGACATGATCCTAACAAAAGGAACAGGTCACCGCGTAGAACAGGTACAAGTCAAAAAAAGCTAA
- a CDS encoding CBS domain-containing protein, translating to MKILASHTQIDFDGLASLIGAKLLHTDAIIVLPSQQQKGVKDVLSLYRDMIQVNSIESIEWSNVTEIILLDASNLDRCGIPKEKLIPELPITIFDHHDNKPEPLATTVIQEDVGACVTLMIEQLQQKQIPVTEPEATLMALGLYSDTGSFQHNHTTERDLLAAAFLHSKGMELEIIKPFLEEQLTKEQQLLSTQLAEACDEYVVEGVRIAICSSKRDSFLNGLATITEKLVSTIDSDAVIAVVQMGANTYVTGRSQSSRLNLQTLTAHFGGGGHKQAAAASIKDQSINVVLEKIKKQLPKCIQPAVTAGLMMSSPVHTINEQDTIDEATATLIRYGHTGMPIVDDSGKVTGMLSRRDLDKAQRHGLGHSPVHAYMSKELLYLDLEATVDDIQETMMAHNIGRIPILEQENLVGIVSRSDILSILHNEEKRKQLESDAKRFTNQSLAKELPTHYTKTIYDLLVLIGEQASLRGMNSFLVGGGVRDLLLKRPNEDLDIVIEGDAIGFARELAQAFGGTIKSHETFGTAIWTTESSSKVDLATARSEHYEQPAFLPEVSPSSIKQDLSRRDFTINAMALSLHPNTFGELLDHFHGQRDLKNGQIRILHSLSFIEDPTRIFRAVRFSQRFSYQIHPNTKALAQDAVTPLQGLSSTRVMHELDLMQQESKLQESLHSLDQLGVWHTLLGEEPTEKHWQHIEQLMENELDEPFILLAALAYQGNGQFLESIQKYALSAKDIALLNTVSENDIFETQQDCSLGEWHQQLHFMPSRSILFIGLTPEFQMGESLLQYVEHRDALQPLLSGRDLLHELQLDPGPIFTTILTKAFSLQLDGKLLTKEEALSWAESYYKDPESE from the coding sequence ATGAAAATACTTGCCTCTCATACACAAATAGATTTTGACGGGTTGGCTTCTTTAATTGGCGCTAAACTTTTACATACTGATGCCATCATTGTTTTACCTTCACAGCAACAAAAAGGTGTGAAGGACGTTTTGTCACTCTATCGAGATATGATTCAAGTGAACTCTATCGAATCAATTGAATGGAGTAATGTAACTGAAATCATTCTATTAGATGCATCTAACTTAGATCGATGTGGGATTCCAAAGGAAAAACTTATTCCAGAACTACCTATTACCATATTTGATCACCATGACAACAAACCAGAGCCACTAGCTACCACCGTTATTCAAGAAGATGTTGGAGCTTGTGTGACCTTAATGATTGAGCAACTTCAACAAAAGCAAATTCCAGTCACCGAACCTGAGGCGACGTTAATGGCTCTTGGATTGTATAGTGACACCGGTTCATTTCAACATAACCATACAACAGAGCGGGATCTTTTGGCCGCTGCGTTTCTCCACAGTAAAGGAATGGAACTTGAGATTATTAAGCCTTTTTTAGAGGAACAACTAACAAAAGAACAGCAACTTCTATCTACACAATTGGCTGAAGCATGTGATGAATATGTCGTTGAAGGAGTTCGGATTGCTATTTGTTCTTCAAAACGAGACTCCTTTTTAAATGGGCTTGCAACCATTACGGAAAAGTTAGTAAGCACCATTGATAGCGACGCAGTAATTGCTGTAGTACAGATGGGTGCAAACACTTACGTGACTGGCAGAAGTCAATCTAGTCGATTAAATCTGCAAACATTAACTGCACATTTTGGAGGTGGTGGACATAAACAAGCCGCTGCCGCTTCAATTAAAGATCAGTCCATTAATGTCGTATTAGAAAAGATTAAAAAACAGCTACCGAAGTGTATCCAACCCGCTGTTACAGCTGGTTTAATGATGTCCTCCCCCGTTCATACCATTAATGAACAGGACACAATTGACGAGGCAACTGCAACGTTAATTCGATATGGGCATACTGGAATGCCGATTGTAGATGACTCTGGTAAGGTTACAGGTATGCTGTCACGAAGAGACCTAGATAAAGCACAGCGTCATGGCTTAGGACATTCTCCAGTTCACGCATATATGAGTAAAGAGTTACTTTATCTCGATTTAGAAGCTACCGTAGACGATATCCAAGAAACGATGATGGCCCATAATATTGGACGAATTCCCATACTTGAGCAAGAGAATTTAGTAGGGATTGTTTCACGATCAGACATTTTATCGATTTTGCATAACGAAGAAAAACGGAAACAATTAGAATCCGACGCCAAACGCTTTACCAACCAGTCTTTAGCCAAAGAACTGCCTACCCACTATACAAAAACCATCTATGACCTACTTGTTTTAATTGGAGAACAAGCTAGTTTGCGTGGTATGAATAGTTTTTTAGTAGGTGGTGGGGTACGAGATTTATTACTTAAGCGACCTAATGAGGATTTAGACATTGTGATAGAAGGAGATGCCATTGGGTTTGCTCGCGAACTTGCGCAAGCTTTTGGAGGAACCATCAAGTCTCACGAAACGTTTGGAACGGCAATTTGGACAACGGAATCCTCTAGTAAAGTTGATCTTGCCACCGCACGCTCTGAACATTATGAACAGCCAGCTTTTCTGCCAGAAGTCTCGCCTTCTAGCATTAAGCAAGACCTGTCGAGACGAGATTTCACCATTAATGCGATGGCTTTAAGTCTTCACCCGAATACTTTTGGCGAACTTCTTGATCACTTTCATGGTCAACGTGACTTGAAAAATGGTCAAATACGAATCTTGCATTCACTTAGTTTTATCGAAGATCCTACCCGAATATTTCGAGCCGTTCGGTTTTCGCAACGATTTTCTTATCAGATTCATCCAAATACAAAAGCCTTAGCCCAAGATGCCGTTACTCCGTTACAAGGATTATCTTCTACCCGAGTAATGCATGAGCTCGATTTAATGCAGCAGGAAAGCAAGCTTCAAGAATCGTTACACTCACTTGATCAGCTTGGTGTCTGGCATACGCTTTTAGGAGAAGAGCCAACCGAGAAACACTGGCAGCATATCGAGCAATTGATGGAGAATGAATTGGACGAACCCTTTATCTTACTTGCAGCTCTTGCCTATCAAGGGAATGGACAATTTCTCGAATCCATTCAAAAGTACGCCTTATCTGCTAAAGACATAGCTCTACTCAATACCGTATCTGAGAATGACATATTTGAAACACAACAGGATTGTAGCTTAGGAGAATGGCATCAACAGCTCCACTTTATGCCAAGCAGAAGCATTTTATTTATCGGACTGACCCCTGAATTTCAAATGGGAGAATCACTTTTACAATACGTCGAGCACCGAGATGCATTGCAACCACTACTGAGCGGTCGCGACCTTTTGCACGAATTACAGCTAGATCCTGGCCCTATTTTTACAACCATTCTTACAAAAGCATTCAGCCTGCAGCTTGACGGCAAGCTACTAACAAAAGAAGAGGCCTTATCTTGGGCTGAGTCCTACTATAAAGACCCTGAAAGCGAGTAG
- a CDS encoding CAP domain-containing protein: MNFKKIVLSSAAAAAITAVGFSGQADAASNHTYVGGPYVIQFDAQDAQQAFNCLANFPGAQDINFEDGQWVIDFINQYDFEQAAEEPGAEVVEEPEQVEEQPAETPAPTEEEAQPEEEAPQAEEADSDSDASAEFSAEEQQMLDSVNQEREQQGLAPLKADPELAEVARVKAQDMIDNNYFDHNSPTYGSPFQMMDQFGIEYRTAGENLAWKPNS; the protein is encoded by the coding sequence ATGAATTTCAAAAAAATCGTTTTATCATCTGCTGCAGCAGCGGCAATCACTGCAGTTGGATTTTCTGGACAAGCTGACGCAGCTTCCAATCATACATACGTAGGAGGACCTTACGTAATTCAGTTTGATGCACAGGATGCACAACAGGCATTTAACTGCCTAGCTAACTTCCCTGGCGCACAAGATATTAACTTCGAAGACGGGCAATGGGTCATTGATTTCATTAATCAATACGACTTTGAGCAAGCAGCAGAAGAGCCTGGCGCTGAAGTAGTTGAAGAGCCAGAACAAGTGGAAGAGCAACCAGCTGAAACACCTGCACCAACTGAAGAAGAAGCTCAACCAGAAGAAGAGGCACCACAAGCAGAAGAAGCAGATTCTGATTCTGATGCATCAGCTGAATTCTCTGCAGAAGAGCAACAAATGCTAGATTCAGTGAACCAAGAACGTGAGCAACAAGGACTTGCACCACTTAAAGCAGATCCTGAACTTGCTGAGGTTGCACGTGTGAAAGCTCAAGATATGATTGACAATAACTATTTTGACCACAACTCTCCGACATATGGTTCTCCATTCCAAATGATGGATCAATTCGGAATTGAGTATCGTACAGCTGGTGAAAACCTTGCTTGGAAACCAAACAGTTGA